A stretch of the Poseidonibacter parvus genome encodes the following:
- a CDS encoding YhdH/YhfP family quinone oxidoreductase yields the protein MKAFVVEKIADREFKADIQEVSMPKCENDEVIIKVSYSSLNYKDALSSVGNPGVTRKFPHITGIDVAGVIYESNSTIFKAGERVLVTGYDMGMNTHGGHAQFVKVPASWVARMPDAISDKEIMTFGTAGLTAALSINELIENGVKPEDGEVLVTGATGGVGSIAVSILSKIGFSVVAISGKAEKIDYLKRIGASEVILRDTFNEESKKPMMGEKYAGVVDTVGGEVLANALKYIKYDGVATCCGLTSSHELNTNVFPFILRGVRLIGIDSVECKLEKKQAAWKKIASKWKIDNLDNITNEISLEEIKNAYELLLDGKAVGRYVVKIG from the coding sequence ATGAAAGCATTTGTAGTAGAAAAAATAGCTGATAGAGAATTTAAAGCAGACATACAAGAAGTATCAATGCCAAAATGTGAAAATGATGAAGTAATTATTAAAGTTTCTTATTCATCATTAAACTATAAAGACGCATTAAGTTCAGTAGGTAACCCAGGAGTTACAAGAAAATTTCCACATATTACAGGAATTGATGTAGCAGGTGTTATATATGAATCAAACTCTACAATATTTAAAGCAGGTGAGAGAGTACTTGTAACTGGTTATGATATGGGAATGAATACTCATGGTGGTCATGCACAATTTGTAAAGGTTCCAGCTTCATGGGTAGCTAGAATGCCTGATGCAATAAGTGATAAAGAGATTATGACATTTGGAACAGCTGGATTAACAGCGGCTTTAAGTATAAACGAACTTATAGAAAATGGAGTTAAACCTGAAGATGGTGAAGTTTTAGTAACAGGAGCAACTGGTGGTGTTGGTTCAATTGCTGTTTCAATCTTAAGTAAAATTGGTTTTTCTGTAGTTGCAATCTCAGGAAAAGCAGAAAAAATTGATTACTTAAAAAGAATAGGTGCTAGTGAAGTAATATTAAGAGATACTTTTAATGAAGAGTCAAAAAAACCAATGATGGGTGAAAAATATGCTGGTGTAGTTGATACAGTAGGTGGTGAAGTTTTAGCAAATGCACTAAAATATATAAAATATGATGGAGTTGCTACTTGTTGTGGACTTACATCATCACATGAATTAAATACAAATGTATTTCCGTTTATCTTAAGAGGTGTTAGATTAATTGGTATTGATTCTGTTGAATGTAAATTAGAGAAAAAACAAGCAGCATGGAAAAAAATAGCAAGTAAATGGAAAATCGATAACTTAGATAATATAACAAATGAGATTTCATTAGAAGAAATTAAAAATGCTTATGAACTATTATTAGATGGAAAAGCAGTAGGAAGATATGTAGTAAAAATTGGATAG
- a CDS encoding winged helix-turn-helix transcriptional regulator, which yields MTKKLDIKIDKCPVETAIDALAGKWKILILWYLKDEKKRFNELQKLLPRTTQKMLIQKLRELETDGLVHREVYPVVPPKVEYSITEYGKSLKPILKQLYIWGDVHKKLIN from the coding sequence ATGACAAAAAAATTAGATATTAAAATTGACAAGTGTCCAGTTGAGACAGCAATTGATGCCCTTGCAGGAAAATGGAAGATATTAATTCTTTGGTATTTAAAAGATGAAAAAAAAAGATTTAATGAACTTCAAAAATTACTTCCAAGAACAACTCAAAAAATGTTAATACAAAAACTAAGAGAATTAGAAACAGATGGTTTAGTTCATAGAGAAGTTTATCCTGTTGTTCCTCCAAAAGTTGAGTATTCAATTACAGAATATGGGAAAAGTTTAAAACCAATTTTAAAACAACTTTATATATGGGGTGATGTACATAAAAAATTAATTAATTAG
- a CDS encoding NAD(P)H-dependent glycerol-3-phosphate dehydrogenase, translating into MSNKPKIAVIGAGKWGQALHFALSFKQETYITSRTPRDIKNFTDLNTALNCEYLIIAIPAQQIKQWLKENFVFKNQKVLVASKGIEANTGEFLNEIYAEHVPEKNIGFISGPSFAAEVIQGLPCALVLNSTSKKLYQEFKPFFPDFIKTYYSADVIGAEVAGAYKNVLAIASGICEGLHLGKNAQASLISRGLVEMQRFGKNFGAKKSSFIGLSGAGDLFLTASSNMSRNYRVGLGLAQNKSLEEILEELGEVAEGVKTSEAIYKLSKEYNIYTPIANEVKLVLDGKNPKDSLKDLLNS; encoded by the coding sequence ATGAGTAATAAACCTAAAATAGCTGTTATTGGTGCAGGGAAATGGGGACAAGCGCTTCATTTTGCACTTAGTTTTAAACAAGAAACATATATTACATCAAGAACACCAAGAGATATAAAGAACTTTACAGATTTAAATACAGCTTTAAATTGTGAGTATTTAATAATAGCAATACCAGCTCAACAAATAAAACAATGGTTAAAGGAAAATTTTGTATTTAAGAATCAAAAAGTCCTAGTTGCATCAAAAGGTATAGAAGCAAATACAGGAGAATTTTTAAATGAAATTTATGCTGAGCATGTTCCTGAAAAAAATATTGGTTTTATTTCAGGACCTTCTTTTGCAGCTGAAGTAATACAAGGACTTCCTTGTGCTTTAGTTTTAAACTCTACATCTAAGAAATTATATCAAGAATTTAAACCCTTTTTTCCTGATTTTATAAAGACTTATTATAGTGCTGATGTAATAGGTGCAGAAGTTGCAGGTGCATATAAAAATGTTCTTGCAATTGCAAGTGGTATTTGTGAAGGTTTACACTTAGGAAAAAATGCACAAGCTTCTTTAATATCAAGAGGATTAGTTGAAATGCAAAGGTTTGGTAAAAACTTTGGAGCTAAAAAATCTTCATTTATTGGATTAAGTGGAGCAGGGGATTTATTTCTAACAGCAAGCTCAAACATGAGTAGAAACTACAGAGTTGGCTTAGGACTTGCACAGAATAAAAGTCTTGAGGAAATACTCGAAGAACTAGGAGAAGTTGCTGAAGGTGTTAAAACATCAGAAGCAATATATAAACTTTCAAAAGAGTATAATATTTATACTCCTATTGCAAATGAAGTAAAACTTGTACTTGATGGAAAGAATCCAAAAGACAGTTTAAAAGATTTACTTAATTCATAA
- the gatB gene encoding Asp-tRNA(Asn)/Glu-tRNA(Gln) amidotransferase subunit GatB, which translates to MFEVILGLEVHVQLNTNSKLFCSCATSFGEEPNTNVCPTCLGLPGALPVLNKEAVHKAIMLGTALKSQVNRKSIFNRKNYFYPDLPNGYQISQFEVPVVGLGELVIDFPDGSQKTIGVTRAHLENDAGKSKHAADGSLVDLNRAGTPLLEIVSEPDMRTAEEAILYLKKLHSIVRYLGISDANMQEGSFRCDVNVSIRPKGDTNLNTRCEIKNMNSFKFIEKAIHYEVNRHIEAWEDGIHDTEIVQETRLFNADTGETRSMRGKEDAADYRYFPDPDLLPVIITDEMFDKYSQIPELPDEKKERFVKDFGIKEYDASVITASLETANFFDEMMKEGISGKNATTWLTVELPSRFTEGVSIENSPVGAKKLATMIKAIEDGTISGKAAKEVLDFLIENPDEEIDTVIEKLGLKQVSDDGAILEIIDSIIAANEDKVEQYKAGKDKLFGFFVGQTMKASKGTANPAKVNELLKQRLS; encoded by the coding sequence ATGTTTGAAGTAATTTTAGGTTTAGAAGTACACGTACAGTTAAATACTAACTCTAAACTATTTTGTTCTTGTGCAACAAGTTTTGGAGAAGAACCAAATACAAATGTATGTCCAACTTGTTTAGGACTACCAGGTGCACTTCCTGTATTAAATAAAGAAGCAGTACACAAAGCAATTATGCTTGGAACTGCTTTAAAATCACAAGTTAATCGAAAGTCGATTTTTAATAGAAAAAACTATTTCTATCCAGATTTACCAAATGGTTATCAAATTTCTCAATTTGAAGTTCCTGTTGTTGGATTAGGTGAATTAGTAATTGATTTCCCAGATGGAAGTCAAAAAACTATTGGAGTTACTCGTGCTCACTTAGAAAATGATGCAGGTAAGAGTAAGCATGCAGCTGATGGTTCATTAGTGGATTTAAATAGAGCAGGAACTCCACTACTTGAAATTGTTTCAGAACCAGATATGAGAACAGCTGAAGAGGCTATTTTATACCTTAAAAAACTTCATTCAATTGTAAGATACCTAGGAATAAGTGACGCTAATATGCAAGAAGGTTCTTTTAGATGTGATGTAAACGTTTCTATTAGACCAAAGGGCGATACAAACTTAAATACTAGATGTGAAATTAAAAATATGAACTCATTTAAGTTTATTGAAAAAGCAATTCATTATGAAGTAAATAGACATATTGAAGCTTGGGAAGACGGTATTCATGATACTGAAATTGTTCAAGAAACAAGACTATTTAATGCTGATACTGGTGAAACTAGATCAATGAGAGGTAAAGAAGATGCTGCTGATTACAGATACTTTCCAGATCCAGATCTTTTACCTGTAATTATTACAGATGAAATGTTTGATAAATATTCACAAATTCCTGAGCTTCCAGATGAAAAGAAAGAAAGATTCGTAAAAGATTTTGGAATAAAAGAATACGATGCATCAGTTATAACAGCATCACTTGAAACTGCAAACTTCTTTGATGAAATGATGAAAGAAGGAATTAGTGGTAAAAATGCAACTACATGGCTAACAGTTGAATTACCATCAAGATTTACAGAAGGTGTTTCAATTGAAAACTCTCCAGTTGGTGCAAAAAAATTAGCAACAATGATTAAAGCTATTGAAGATGGAACAATTTCAGGAAAAGCAGCAAAAGAAGTACTTGATTTCTTAATTGAAAATCCAGATGAAGAAATTGATACTGTAATTGAAAAACTAGGACTTAAACAAGTATCAGATGATGGTGCAATTTTAGAAATCATTGATAGTATCATTGCAGCAAATGAAGATAAAGTAGAACAATATAAAGCTGGAAAAGATAAGCTATTTGGATTCTTTGTAGGTCAAACTATGAAAGCTTCTAAAGGTACTGCAAATCCAGCTAAAGTAAACGAATTACTAAAACAAAGACTTTCATAA
- a CDS encoding peptidylprolyl isomerase — translation MYKLIIAFLLSSTLGFAGVVNAIALTVNDDPITLYDIDKTMLTKKVDKNQAVSLLVDKILYDQLIQKYNIQADIFDVNAYIEKLAASNNMDLFAFKSIVRQKYPDYSVFEDEAKTIVTRQKLIKKLVQGNLKIASEEDIKLYYENNQNKYTTAKTVEVVQYLSNKKASLIATVKSPLLVPNDVQRNPLVLEVKQLDPQMQYLLNNTAQNSFTPIFTANKMYNTLFIIKKEGTDTLDFEVVKNKVFNEVMSLREKKYLKDFFEKQKLTADIKILR, via the coding sequence ATGTACAAACTAATAATAGCATTTTTACTAAGCTCAACACTTGGTTTTGCAGGCGTTGTAAATGCAATTGCTCTAACAGTAAATGATGATCCAATAACACTTTATGATATTGATAAAACTATGCTTACAAAAAAAGTTGATAAAAACCAAGCAGTTAGTTTATTAGTTGATAAAATATTATATGATCAGTTAATTCAAAAATATAATATCCAAGCAGATATATTTGACGTAAACGCTTATATTGAGAAACTTGCAGCTTCAAATAACATGGATCTTTTCGCATTCAAATCAATTGTAAGACAAAAATACCCTGATTATTCAGTATTTGAAGATGAAGCTAAAACTATTGTTACTAGACAAAAATTAATTAAGAAATTAGTTCAAGGTAATTTAAAGATTGCTTCAGAAGAAGATATTAAACTATATTATGAAAACAATCAAAATAAATATACTACAGCAAAAACAGTAGAAGTAGTACAATATTTATCGAATAAAAAAGCATCATTAATTGCAACTGTTAAAAGCCCATTATTAGTTCCAAATGATGTACAAAGAAATCCTTTAGTTTTAGAAGTAAAACAATTAGATCCACAAATGCAATATCTTTTAAATAATACTGCACAAAATAGTTTTACTCCAATTTTTACTGCAAATAAAATGTATAACACTCTTTTTATTATTAAAAAAGAAGGTACAGATACCTTAGATTTTGAAGTAGTAAAAAACAAAGTATTTAATGAAGTAATGTCATTAAGAGAAAAAAAATATTTAAAAGATTTTTTTGAAAAACAAAAATTAACAGCTGATATAAAAATATTAAGATAA
- a CDS encoding FAD-binding and (Fe-S)-binding domain-containing protein has protein sequence MLEGKYLNFYNQISKKIEKTNIFTDKLHTLAYGTDASFYRLIPKIVIKTDNAKEVQDIIELSNELELSITFRAAGTSLSGQAISDSILIVTSRKFTDFKISDDKSYISLQPALTGAQVNNLLSPYSKKIGPDPASINAAMIGGIAANNASGMCCGISQNSYKTLKSMKLIFADGTKLDTSCETSRNAFRVTHGEFLKDLKQFSQDTKNNEELRAKIERKFKIKNTCGYSLNALIDFDDEFEILEHLIIGSEGTLAFIEEITYYTVEDLKDKASALIYFKDIKEACSAVTKLKLARDDKSITVDAVELMDRAGLRSIEEDPAMPEFIKDFDENVTALLIETRAKSDEDLDIQTVQIQNLLEDFKVVRDIYFTKDVEEYTLYWKIRKGLFPAVGAVRETGTTVIIEDVAYPIECLAEATLELQDLFKKHEYSEALIFGHALEGNFHFVFTQDFADEKEIKRYDAFMNDVVHSVAVKYQGSLKAEHGTGRNMAAFIEVEWGNDAYVMMKKIKCLFDPKGLLNPGVIINDDQEAHLKNLKGMPATNEIVDKCIECGFCEPSCPSNDLSLTPRQRIVINREISRLERLGKEEEAKEYRDLYQYDGIETCATCSLCSSACPVNIDTGSLTKHLRAEQLSPRAKKTANFIANNFSMTLKGMKFGLGSANAVHKLLGTASMETVTSTMRDFSKGKIAKWNATLPKPISINTNFEQKVSSKKVVYFPSCINRTMGLSDVSVEEKQLFDVTVELLQKAGYQIIFPENLPNLCCGMPFSSKGFNEAGATKSTQLEKALVKATNNGEYPVLCDTSPCTKTMIEKFKSDLKLYEPIEFALDFLSNDLDFTPIAEPITIHTTCSSAKMGLEGKFKTLAQMCSTEVIIPADVKCCGFAGDRGFNYPELNESALRDLPKSIKNAKYAFSTSKTCEIGLSEHSGLDYNSIFYLINKCTKAKNI, from the coding sequence ATGTTAGAAGGTAAATATTTAAACTTTTATAATCAAATTTCAAAAAAGATTGAAAAAACAAATATCTTTACAGATAAGCTACATACATTAGCATATGGAACAGATGCTTCTTTTTATAGATTAATTCCAAAAATAGTAATTAAAACTGATAATGCAAAAGAGGTTCAAGATATCATTGAATTATCAAATGAATTAGAGTTAAGTATTACATTTAGAGCAGCTGGAACTTCCCTATCTGGACAAGCTATTAGTGATTCTATTTTAATAGTAACTTCAAGAAAATTTACAGACTTTAAAATTTCAGATGATAAAAGTTATATCTCATTACAACCAGCACTTACAGGTGCACAAGTTAATAATTTATTATCTCCATATTCAAAGAAAATTGGACCAGATCCAGCATCTATTAATGCAGCAATGATTGGTGGAATTGCAGCTAATAACGCATCTGGTATGTGTTGTGGTATTTCACAAAACTCATATAAAACGTTAAAATCAATGAAGTTGATTTTCGCTGATGGTACAAAACTTGATACATCATGTGAGACAAGTAGAAATGCTTTTAGAGTAACTCATGGAGAGTTTTTAAAAGACTTAAAGCAATTTTCACAAGACACTAAAAACAATGAAGAATTACGGGCAAAAATTGAAAGAAAATTCAAAATTAAAAATACATGTGGTTACTCGTTAAACGCACTGATTGATTTTGATGATGAGTTTGAAATTTTAGAGCATTTAATAATTGGTTCTGAAGGAACATTAGCATTTATTGAAGAAATTACTTACTATACAGTTGAAGATTTAAAAGATAAAGCATCTGCTCTTATTTATTTTAAAGATATTAAAGAAGCATGTTCTGCTGTTACAAAATTAAAACTTGCACGTGATGATAAAAGTATTACTGTTGATGCAGTTGAGCTAATGGATAGAGCAGGGCTACGAAGTATTGAAGAAGATCCAGCAATGCCTGAATTTATAAAAGATTTTGATGAAAATGTAACAGCATTATTAATTGAAACTAGAGCAAAATCAGATGAAGACCTTGATATTCAAACTGTACAAATTCAAAACTTACTCGAAGACTTTAAAGTTGTAAGAGATATTTATTTTACAAAAGATGTAGAAGAATATACACTTTATTGGAAAATTAGAAAAGGTTTATTTCCAGCAGTTGGAGCAGTAAGAGAAACAGGAACTACAGTTATTATTGAAGATGTTGCATATCCAATTGAGTGTTTAGCAGAAGCTACACTTGAACTTCAAGATTTATTTAAAAAACATGAATATAGTGAAGCTTTAATCTTTGGACATGCACTTGAAGGAAACTTCCACTTTGTATTCACTCAAGATTTTGCAGATGAAAAAGAGATAAAAAGATATGATGCCTTTATGAATGATGTTGTTCACTCTGTTGCTGTAAAATATCAAGGAAGCTTAAAAGCAGAACATGGAACTGGTAGAAATATGGCTGCATTTATCGAAGTTGAATGGGGTAATGACGCATATGTAATGATGAAAAAAATCAAATGCTTATTTGATCCAAAAGGCTTATTAAATCCAGGTGTAATTATAAATGATGACCAAGAAGCGCATCTTAAAAACTTAAAAGGAATGCCTGCAACTAATGAAATAGTTGATAAGTGTATTGAATGTGGATTCTGTGAACCTTCATGTCCATCAAATGACCTTTCTTTAACACCAAGACAAAGAATTGTAATCAATAGAGAGATTTCAAGATTAGAGAGATTAGGGAAAGAGGAAGAAGCAAAAGAGTACAGAGATTTATACCAATATGATGGAATTGAAACATGTGCAACATGTTCACTTTGTTCATCTGCTTGTCCTGTAAATATTGATACAGGAAGTTTGACTAAGCATTTAAGAGCAGAACAATTAAGTCCTCGTGCTAAAAAAACAGCTAACTTTATTGCAAATAATTTCTCAATGACTTTAAAGGGAATGAAGTTTGGATTAGGTAGTGCAAATGCAGTTCATAAATTACTTGGAACTGCTAGTATGGAAACTGTAACATCAACTATGAGAGATTTTTCAAAAGGAAAAATAGCTAAATGGAATGCAACTTTACCAAAACCAATTAGTATAAATACAAACTTTGAGCAAAAAGTTTCAAGTAAAAAAGTGGTTTATTTCCCTTCTTGTATTAATAGAACAATGGGATTAAGTGATGTAAGCGTTGAAGAAAAACAATTATTTGATGTAACTGTTGAATTATTACAAAAAGCTGGTTACCAAATTATTTTCCCTGAGAATTTACCAAATCTTTGTTGTGGAATGCCATTTTCATCAAAAGGATTCAATGAAGCAGGAGCTACTAAATCTACACAGCTTGAAAAGGCCTTAGTAAAAGCTACAAATAATGGTGAGTATCCTGTATTATGTGATACAAGTCCTTGTACAAAAACAATGATTGAAAAGTTTAAAAGTGATTTAAAACTTTATGAACCAATTGAATTTGCGCTTGACTTTTTAAGTAATGATTTAGACTTTACACCAATTGCAGAACCAATTACAATTCATACAACTTGTAGTTCAGCTAAAATGGGATTAGAAGGTAAATTTAAAACTTTAGCACAAATGTGTTCTACAGAAGTTATAATTCCTGCAGATGTAAAATGTTGTGGATTTGCTGGAGATAGAGGGTTTAATTATCCTGAATTAAATGAGTCAGCATTAAGAGATTTACCAAAAAGTATTAAAAATGCAAAATATGCATTTTCAACTTCAAAAACATGTGAAATAGGTCTATCAGAACACTCTGGACTAGACTATAATTCGATATTCTATCTTATAAACAAGTGTACAAAAGCTAAAAATATTTAA
- a CDS encoding TRAP transporter large permease produces MVGIIMFFAALIMLLFGFPVAFTFAAVSVLFGIIAGIIEIGFDDGLDVALIDGFEEGLLMFDFMPFRIMSIMQNTILMAVPMFIFMGIVLQKTGLAERLLESMGFLFGEIRGGVAISTVLVGALLAASTGVVGASVVAMGVISLPVMMKYKYNTPLACGTICASGTLGQIIPPSIVLIILGDVFQVPVGDLFKAAIGPGLALVGAYILYIVVVSFFNKDMAPAIPADPSRGSKSKQVIRALIDIIPSLTLILLVLGSIFAGVATPTESSAVGCLGAVGLALVYKTFSLQMVKEASLESVKITSMVFGILIGATAFSMVFTYTGGDEIVEHFMMSLPGDEKWGFIIFTMLAILVLGFFIDFVEISYIIVPILVPIAMNLDINPVWFAILIAMNLQTSFLTPPFGFSLFYLKGVVPATVRTIQIYKGVIPFIIIQVIVLMLIAFYPEFFGINPSTAG; encoded by the coding sequence ATGGTAGGAATTATAATGTTTTTTGCTGCACTTATAATGCTACTATTTGGTTTCCCTGTAGCATTTACATTTGCAGCTGTTTCTGTATTATTTGGAATAATTGCTGGTATTATTGAAATTGGTTTTGATGATGGTTTAGACGTAGCTTTAATAGACGGTTTTGAAGAAGGTCTATTAATGTTTGACTTTATGCCATTTAGAATTATGTCAATTATGCAAAATACAATTTTAATGGCAGTTCCAATGTTTATATTCATGGGTATTGTTTTACAAAAAACTGGACTTGCAGAGAGACTTTTAGAATCTATGGGATTCTTATTTGGAGAAATTAGAGGTGGAGTTGCAATTTCTACTGTATTAGTTGGTGCATTACTTGCAGCATCTACTGGTGTTGTTGGTGCTTCTGTTGTTGCTATGGGTGTTATTTCACTTCCTGTAATGATGAAGTATAAATATAATACTCCTCTTGCTTGTGGTACTATTTGTGCTTCTGGGACATTAGGACAAATTATTCCTCCTTCAATTGTTTTAATTATTTTAGGAGATGTATTCCAAGTACCTGTTGGAGATTTATTTAAAGCAGCAATTGGTCCAGGACTTGCACTTGTTGGTGCATATATCTTATATATTGTTGTAGTATCATTTTTTAATAAAGATATGGCTCCTGCAATTCCAGCAGATCCTAGTCGTGGGTCTAAAAGTAAACAAGTAATAAGAGCTTTAATTGATATTATTCCATCTTTAACACTAATTTTATTAGTACTTGGTTCAATTTTTGCAGGTGTTGCAACACCAACTGAATCATCTGCAGTAGGATGTTTAGGAGCAGTTGGTCTTGCACTTGTTTATAAAACATTCTCACTTCAAATGGTAAAAGAAGCATCTTTAGAATCAGTTAAAATTACTTCAATGGTATTTGGTATTCTAATTGGTGCAACAGCATTCTCAATGGTATTTACATATACAGGTGGAGATGAAATAGTTGAACACTTTATGATGAGCTTACCTGGTGATGAGAAATGGGGATTCATTATCTTTACAATGTTAGCTATTTTAGTATTAGGGTTCTTTATTGACTTCGTTGAGATTTCGTATATTATTGTTCCTATATTAGTTCCAATTGCAATGAATTTAGATATTAACCCTGTTTGGTTTGCTATTTTAATTGCTATGAACTTACAAACATCGTTCTTAACGCCACCGTTTGGATTCTCCTTATTCTATTTAAAAGGAGTAGTTCCAGCAACTGTTAGAACTATACAGATTTATAAAGGAGTAATACCATTTATTATAATTCAAGTTATAGTATTGATGTTAATTGCTTTCTACCCAGAGTTCTTCGGAATTAATCCAAGTACAGCTGGATAA
- a CDS encoding TRAP transporter small permease subunit has protein sequence MLLKLEKGFDKFANIIGYITAIVMVLMILNVFYDVVMRYFFRSGSIAMQEMEWHLFSVIILLGISYTLKEDGHVRVDLIYDTLKDKKKAIINMVGVVLFILPISVLIGFGSIDYVIEAYQSGEQSGDPGGLTNRWLVKSLIPISFFLLIITSIGFFIKNLNVYKGLHPVAPHMVNGDIEHMVDEVHKLDDDLHHKGDK, from the coding sequence ATGCTGTTAAAACTAGAAAAAGGTTTTGATAAATTTGCCAATATTATAGGGTATATTACTGCAATAGTAATGGTACTTATGATACTAAACGTATTTTATGATGTAGTTATGAGATACTTTTTTAGATCAGGAAGTATTGCTATGCAAGAAATGGAATGGCATCTATTTTCAGTAATTATACTTTTAGGTATTTCATATACGCTAAAAGAAGATGGTCATGTAAGAGTGGATTTAATCTACGATACATTAAAAGATAAGAAAAAAGCAATAATTAACATGGTTGGTGTTGTATTATTCATATTACCAATTTCAGTATTAATTGGTTTTGGTTCAATTGATTATGTTATTGAAGCTTACCAATCAGGAGAGCAAAGTGGTGATCCAGGTGGGCTTACGAATAGATGGTTAGTTAAATCATTAATTCCAATATCATTTTTCTTACTAATTATTACATCAATTGGATTTTTTATAAAAAATCTAAATGTATACAAAGGTTTACATCCAGTTGCACCTCATATGGTAAATGGAGATATTGAACACATGGTTGATGAAGTTCACAAATTAGATGATGACTTACACCACAAAGGAGATAAATAA
- a CDS encoding TRAP transporter substrate-binding protein: MLKTTTKLLLTSALVAGLSTAAVAKDKVYKWKLATTWGSTLSPFYDTPTNMAKMVEEMSQGQLKIRVDASNKHKAALGILDMVKGGQYDMGHSASYYWKGKDINTLPFTTMPFGMTTPEQYAWFYHGGGMDLMKKAYKKHKVLSFPGGNTGNQMGGWFRKEIKTVDDLKGLKMRIPGFAGEIMAKLGLTVTNIASGELYTSLERGTIDALEWVGPGMDIKMGFNKIAPYYYTGWHEPATELQFLVNERKFNKLPKHLQTILVTAMKLSAYDMYIQNYHMSSEAWSKIEKDYPNIKIKTFPKEVMDAMKKANAELLVEKTKGQPLLKEVLDSQAAYQKKAREWTKMSDYLYLKDNLK; this comes from the coding sequence ATGTTAAAAACTACAACTAAATTACTTCTTACTTCTGCACTAGTTGCGGGATTAAGTACAGCAGCAGTTGCTAAAGATAAAGTATACAAGTGGAAGCTTGCTACTACATGGGGATCTACATTAAGCCCATTCTATGATACACCAACTAATATGGCTAAAATGGTTGAAGAAATGTCTCAAGGACAATTAAAAATTAGAGTTGACGCTTCAAATAAACATAAAGCAGCACTTGGAATTTTAGATATGGTTAAAGGTGGTCAGTATGATATGGGTCACTCTGCATCATATTACTGGAAAGGTAAAGATATTAATACTTTACCATTTACAACTATGCCATTTGGTATGACTACACCTGAGCAATATGCATGGTTCTATCACGGTGGTGGTATGGACTTAATGAAAAAAGCTTATAAAAAACATAAAGTATTATCATTCCCTGGTGGAAACACTGGAAACCAAATGGGTGGATGGTTCAGAAAAGAAATTAAGACTGTTGATGATTTAAAAGGTCTTAAAATGAGAATTCCTGGATTTGCTGGTGAAATCATGGCAAAATTAGGTCTTACAGTTACTAATATCGCATCTGGTGAGTTATATACATCACTAGAAAGAGGTACTATTGACGCTCTTGAATGGGTTGGACCTGGTATGGATATTAAAATGGGATTCAATAAAATTGCTCCTTACTACTATACAGGATGGCATGAGCCAGCAACTGAATTACAATTTTTAGTTAATGAAAGAAAATTCAACAAGTTACCAAAACATTTACAAACTATTTTAGTAACAGCAATGAAATTATCTGCATATGATATGTATATTCAAAACTACCACATGAGTTCTGAAGCATGGTCTAAAATTGAAAAAGACTATCCAAATATTAAAATCAAAACTTTCCCTAAAGAAGTTATGGATGCTATGAAAAAAGCAAATGCTGAGTTATTAGTTGAAAAAACTAAAGGTCAACCATTATTAAAAGAAGTATTAGATTCACAAGCTGCTTACCAAAAGAAAGCTAGAGAATGGACTAAAATGTCTGATTACTTATATTTAAAAGACAACTTAAAATAG